Proteins found in one Gordonia sp. PDNC005 genomic segment:
- a CDS encoding alpha/beta fold hydrolase, producing MDYRTQGAWRTVQRHLPESYRLTAETEPTEEWWEHDGHHIHLDTYRNPQAPVKVILLHGVGTNGRQMSLILGRPLASRGYETVAVDMPGYGVTDVADNSLVRYDDWVRIGSALVEKERDGRPIVLYGLSAGGMEAFHVASTNRHVAGIVGMTFLDQSSAKVRRDTAFDPVTGAVGGPVMKFLARTPARRARVPMRWVSKMRALVNSPAAKKDCYRDRTSAGNSVSVAFLDSYLNYRAPESPEQFDVCPILLTQPAADKWTPLALSTPFLNRVSRVQVDVVMLENAGHYPLEQPGLDQMVDAVDRFCQARLAELR from the coding sequence ATGGACTACCGAACTCAGGGCGCCTGGAGAACAGTTCAGCGACACCTTCCCGAGAGCTATCGACTCACGGCGGAGACGGAGCCGACCGAGGAGTGGTGGGAGCACGACGGCCACCACATCCACCTCGACACCTACCGAAATCCGCAAGCCCCGGTGAAGGTGATCCTGCTACACGGCGTCGGGACGAACGGCCGCCAGATGTCACTGATCCTCGGGCGGCCGCTCGCGTCCCGGGGCTACGAGACAGTGGCGGTAGACATGCCGGGTTACGGAGTCACCGACGTGGCCGACAACTCGCTCGTCAGGTATGACGACTGGGTCCGGATCGGATCGGCGCTGGTCGAGAAGGAACGAGACGGTCGGCCCATCGTGCTGTACGGCCTGTCCGCGGGTGGCATGGAGGCATTCCATGTGGCGTCGACGAACCGGCACGTCGCAGGAATCGTCGGCATGACGTTCCTCGACCAGTCGTCGGCGAAAGTGCGCCGTGATACCGCGTTCGACCCGGTGACAGGCGCCGTGGGCGGACCGGTCATGAAGTTCTTGGCCCGTACCCCCGCCCGGCGGGCACGAGTCCCCATGCGGTGGGTGAGCAAGATGCGCGCGCTGGTCAATTCACCTGCGGCGAAGAAGGACTGCTACCGGGACCGCACATCGGCGGGCAACTCGGTATCTGTGGCGTTCCTCGACTCGTACCTCAACTACCGCGCGCCGGAATCGCCCGAGCAGTTCGACGTCTGCCCGATTCTCCTGACTCAACCGGCTGCCGACAAGTGGACGCCGCTGGCGCTGTCGACACCGTTCTTGAACCGTGTCTCACGTGTGCAGGTGGACGTTGTGATGCTGGAGAACGCCGGACACTACCCGCTGGAGCAGCCGGGCCTGGATCAGATGGTCGACGCCGTCGACAGGTTCTGCCAGGCACGGCTCGCCGAGCTCAGATGA
- a CDS encoding type 1 glutamine amidotransferase domain-containing protein, which translates to MRILNVVTNVAHYDDPSHPTGLWLSELTHAWDVFEDAGFDQTIVSPAGGHSPLEPRSLKFPNYDKSAKAWHRAPARMALLDNTRSPDQIDPADFDAIFYTGGHAVMYDFPGSEGLQRISREIYENGGVVASVCHGYCGLLDITLSDGKRLVDGKRVTGFAWQEEKLARVDKLVPYNAEDEMKARGALYEKGRIPFMSYAIADGKLVTGQNPGSAKATAKLIVETV; encoded by the coding sequence ATGCGCATTCTCAACGTTGTCACCAACGTGGCCCACTACGACGATCCGTCGCATCCGACCGGCCTCTGGCTTTCTGAGCTCACGCACGCGTGGGACGTGTTCGAGGACGCTGGTTTCGACCAGACGATCGTCAGTCCGGCCGGTGGCCATTCGCCACTCGAGCCCCGCTCACTCAAGTTTCCGAACTACGACAAGAGTGCCAAGGCGTGGCACCGTGCCCCGGCCCGGATGGCACTGTTGGACAACACGCGCAGCCCCGATCAGATCGATCCGGCCGACTTCGACGCCATCTTCTACACCGGTGGTCATGCGGTGATGTACGACTTCCCGGGCAGCGAGGGCCTGCAACGGATCAGTCGGGAGATCTACGAGAACGGAGGTGTCGTCGCCTCGGTGTGCCACGGCTACTGTGGACTGCTCGACATCACCCTGTCGGACGGCAAGAGGCTCGTCGACGGCAAGCGCGTCACCGGGTTCGCCTGGCAGGAGGAGAAGCTCGCTCGAGTCGACAAGCTCGTGCCTTACAACGCCGAAGATGAGATGAAGGCTCGCGGTGCGCTGTACGAGAAGGGGCGGATCCCGTTCATGTCGTATGCGATCGCTGACGGAAAGCTCGTCACCGGACAGAACCCCGGATCGGCCAAGGCGACCGCCAAGCTCATCGTCGAAACTGTCTAG
- a CDS encoding acyl-CoA thioesterase domain-containing protein, giving the protein MSLHAETLAISPWSATQVGGYAVCGALARAVETEMTDSGLSPLRFTVDLVKPVRSDGFTTRTTVVRRGARMSVVDASVVQDGEVRARATSVFVVQSDEPPGELWHSADPLPTPPDGADAVGPPLIRSGQNGWSRDYRTHQNAGRKSAWQTFPPLVAGEDMTPFQRAVTMSETTSLVCHWGTAGAGFINTDATLALVRLPIGRSVGLRADSQISESGLSVGTATMFDRHGLVGHCTVTAIANARRQVDLGEFI; this is encoded by the coding sequence ATGTCCTTGCACGCAGAGACGCTGGCGATCAGTCCGTGGTCGGCCACCCAAGTCGGCGGATACGCGGTCTGCGGCGCGCTGGCACGAGCCGTCGAAACCGAGATGACCGACTCCGGACTGTCGCCACTCCGATTCACCGTCGATCTTGTGAAACCCGTCCGGTCCGACGGATTCACTACGCGGACCACGGTGGTCAGGCGGGGCGCCCGAATGTCTGTAGTCGACGCCTCAGTAGTGCAGGACGGCGAAGTGCGGGCACGCGCGACTTCGGTGTTCGTCGTGCAGAGTGACGAACCACCGGGAGAGTTGTGGCATTCCGCCGATCCACTCCCGACTCCGCCCGACGGGGCCGACGCCGTCGGTCCGCCGCTGATCAGAAGCGGACAGAACGGTTGGTCACGCGACTACCGAACGCACCAGAACGCCGGCCGGAAATCCGCGTGGCAGACGTTCCCGCCGCTCGTCGCGGGAGAAGACATGACGCCGTTTCAACGTGCGGTGACCATGTCGGAAACCACCAGTCTGGTCTGCCACTGGGGTACGGCCGGAGCAGGTTTCATCAACACGGATGCCACGTTGGCCCTGGTCAGGCTTCCGATCGGCCGCAGCGTCGGCCTACGCGCCGACAGTCAGATCAGTGAGTCCGGTCTATCTGTGGGAACCGCGACGATGTTCGACAGGCACGGCCTCGTCGGACATTGCACCGTCACCGCGATCGCCAATGCACGCCGCCAAGTGGACCTCGGCGAATTCATCTGA
- a CDS encoding TetR/AcrR family transcriptional regulator, with protein MTEAELAEHLGTSKAAARIRAAAGDVFAARGYGVATTREIAASLDLSPGAVYPHYKTKESLLFAIALEGHWGVLQAALDADDRTLPPAERLSAVMQAFVLWHAQRTAISSVIQHELRSLEPDHLAVIADIRRSTTALFDSILQAGVDARVFHVDDVSTATLAITSLAIDVSRWFPTKRVSDAEELSRRYSDIALRIAGA; from the coding sequence ATGACGGAGGCCGAACTGGCCGAGCATCTCGGAACATCGAAGGCTGCAGCCCGCATTCGCGCCGCGGCCGGAGACGTGTTCGCCGCACGGGGCTACGGGGTCGCAACCACACGCGAGATCGCCGCCAGCCTCGATCTGAGCCCCGGCGCCGTGTACCCGCATTACAAGACCAAGGAGTCGCTGCTCTTCGCCATTGCCCTCGAAGGGCACTGGGGAGTCCTGCAGGCAGCCCTGGACGCCGACGACCGGACGCTGCCGCCGGCGGAACGTCTGTCCGCAGTGATGCAAGCATTTGTCCTCTGGCACGCGCAACGCACGGCGATCTCGAGCGTGATCCAACACGAACTGCGGTCGCTCGAGCCCGATCATCTCGCCGTGATCGCCGACATCAGGCGCTCCACGACGGCCCTGTTCGACTCGATTCTTCAAGCCGGAGTCGACGCGCGAGTGTTCCACGTCGACGACGTGTCGACGGCGACTCTCGCGATCACCTCGCTCGCCATCGACGTCAGCCGATGGTTCCCGACCAAGCGAGTCTCCGACGCCGAGGAACTGTCGCGACGCTACAGCGACATCGCCCTTCGGATTGCGGGCGCCTAG
- a CDS encoding SDR family oxidoreductase has translation MSVLDSFRLDDRVVIVTGASSGLGVAFAQAAAEAGADVVLAARRVEKLAATAELVEKAGRRALAVQTDVSDPEACTTMVEAAVAEFGKVDVLVNNAGVGSAYPATRETPEQFRSVIDVNLNGSYWAAQACGRVMGPGSSVINIASILGITTAGLPQAAYSASKAGVIGLTRDLAQQWGARKGIRVNGIAPGFFATEMTDEYDPAYIQSLLPRVILGRMGDPAEIAATMVWLASPAGGYVTGQTITVDGGVTIT, from the coding sequence ATGAGTGTTCTTGATTCCTTCCGCCTCGACGATCGAGTGGTCATCGTCACCGGCGCGTCGTCCGGTCTAGGCGTCGCGTTTGCGCAGGCAGCCGCCGAAGCAGGTGCCGACGTTGTGCTCGCCGCCCGCCGAGTCGAGAAGCTGGCCGCCACCGCAGAGCTGGTCGAGAAGGCCGGTCGCAGGGCGCTCGCTGTGCAGACCGACGTCTCCGATCCGGAAGCATGCACCACGATGGTCGAGGCCGCGGTGGCGGAGTTCGGCAAGGTCGACGTGCTGGTGAACAACGCCGGAGTCGGAAGCGCGTACCCGGCCACCCGCGAGACTCCCGAACAGTTCCGTTCAGTGATCGATGTGAACCTGAACGGGTCGTACTGGGCTGCTCAGGCATGCGGCCGGGTCATGGGTCCGGGAAGCTCGGTCATCAACATCGCGAGCATTCTCGGCATCACCACGGCCGGTCTCCCCCAAGCCGCGTACAGCGCGAGCAAGGCTGGCGTCATCGGGTTGACCCGTGACCTCGCGCAGCAGTGGGGTGCGCGGAAAGGCATCCGCGTCAACGGCATCGCACCCGGCTTCTTCGCCACCGAGATGACCGACGAGTACGACCCGGCCTACATCCAGTCCCTGCTTCCCCGCGTGATCCTGGGACGCATGGGCGATCCAGCGGAGATCGCGGCGACCATGGTCTGGCTGGCCTCCCCTGCCGGTGGCTACGTCACCGGACAGACGATCACCGTCGACGGCGGCGTCACGATCACCTAG
- a CDS encoding TetR/AcrR family transcriptional regulator, whose product MSTSTKSAYHHGDLRASLLAAAMGLLEAGEPFSLRAIAREAGVSPTAPYRHFTDRDALESALAAQGLRDLKADLLNGRSMPATPSDLADFAVAYVEFGLRRPELFRLMFNNACDEGNADRVQAAHDIRELLRIGMETVYPGSDAENLATGGWALAHGLAYLFLDGKLPAESNDEIAERVHAAFSAVLAVH is encoded by the coding sequence GTGTCAACATCGACGAAGAGTGCATACCATCACGGCGATCTCCGTGCGTCTCTGCTGGCGGCGGCGATGGGTCTGCTCGAAGCAGGTGAACCGTTCTCGTTGCGAGCGATCGCTCGCGAAGCGGGTGTGTCCCCCACTGCGCCATACCGCCACTTCACAGATCGCGACGCCCTCGAGTCCGCGCTCGCTGCTCAGGGGCTACGCGACTTGAAAGCCGACCTGCTCAACGGGCGCTCGATGCCGGCGACACCCTCGGATCTCGCAGACTTCGCGGTAGCGTACGTCGAGTTCGGTCTCCGCCGACCGGAGCTGTTCCGGTTGATGTTCAACAACGCGTGCGACGAGGGCAATGCCGACCGGGTGCAGGCCGCCCACGACATCCGAGAGCTCCTGCGCATCGGCATGGAGACCGTCTACCCGGGATCCGATGCCGAGAACCTCGCGACCGGCGGCTGGGCACTCGCCCACGGCCTCGCATACCTGTTCCTCGACGGCAAACTGCCCGCCGAGTCCAACGACGAGATCGCGGAGCGGGTTCACGCCGCGTTCTCCGCAGTCCTCGCAGTTCACTGA
- a CDS encoding acyl-CoA dehydrogenase, producing the protein MAHALSRRDLDFLLYEWLDVESLTAYDRFAEHSRETFDAVLDLTADLAEKHFIPHNRDADANEPHMLADGTVETIPAVKTALDAYGESGLITGTFDESIGGMQLPTTVARASMAWLQASNAGTSSYALLTTANAALLAEYGTDEQIATFVKPMLEGRWFGTMCLSEPQAGSSLADVSTRAEKQDDGTYRITGSKMWISGGDQNLSENIVHLVLAKTPGGEPGVKSISLFIVPKFLPHGDGLGERNDITLTGLNHKMGNRGTTNAALAIGDGTHLPGGRAGAVGYLVGEEHKGLSYMFHMMNEARIGVGFLATALGYVGYLKAVEYAAGRTQGRPLGAKDPSAPPVAIIEHPDVRRMLLAQKAYVEGGLALGLYSSRIVDDLAVETDPERAADLGLLLDVLTPIAKSWPSQWCLKANDLAIQVHGGYGYTRDYDVEQHYRDNRLNPIHEGTHGVQALDLLGRKVIMRGGRGLALLTERIAATVAAGRDAGGDASTYAGQLDAAWTRIVGVTGALWADADPVAALANASVYLEAFGHGVVAWLWLEQFLAAEGRVGDFYDGKRMATRYFFAHELPQTDPWVDLLASRDTTTTDMNPAWF; encoded by the coding sequence ATGGCGCACGCACTGTCTCGACGTGATCTGGACTTCCTTCTCTACGAGTGGCTCGACGTCGAGTCGTTGACGGCATACGACCGATTCGCCGAGCACTCCCGGGAGACGTTCGACGCGGTCCTCGATCTGACCGCCGATCTCGCCGAGAAGCACTTCATCCCACATAACCGGGACGCCGACGCCAATGAACCGCACATGCTGGCCGACGGCACCGTCGAGACGATCCCGGCGGTCAAGACCGCCCTCGACGCCTACGGCGAGTCGGGCCTCATCACCGGAACCTTCGATGAGTCGATCGGTGGCATGCAACTGCCCACAACGGTCGCCCGCGCATCCATGGCCTGGTTGCAGGCCTCCAATGCCGGAACGTCGTCCTATGCTCTTCTGACCACCGCGAACGCCGCACTGCTCGCCGAGTACGGGACCGACGAGCAGATCGCGACATTTGTGAAGCCCATGCTCGAAGGTCGCTGGTTCGGGACCATGTGCCTGTCTGAGCCGCAGGCCGGATCATCGCTCGCTGACGTCTCGACGCGTGCGGAGAAGCAGGACGACGGCACATACCGCATCACCGGATCGAAGATGTGGATCTCCGGAGGAGACCAGAACCTCTCCGAGAACATCGTCCACCTCGTGCTCGCGAAGACGCCCGGCGGGGAGCCCGGCGTCAAGAGCATCTCACTGTTCATCGTCCCGAAGTTCCTCCCCCACGGCGACGGGCTCGGCGAACGCAACGACATCACGCTGACCGGCCTCAATCACAAGATGGGCAACCGCGGCACCACAAACGCAGCCCTCGCGATCGGTGACGGCACACATCTGCCGGGTGGTCGTGCGGGGGCGGTCGGTTACCTCGTCGGAGAGGAGCACAAGGGCCTCTCGTACATGTTCCACATGATGAACGAGGCCCGCATCGGCGTCGGATTCCTCGCTACCGCCCTCGGTTACGTCGGCTATCTGAAGGCCGTCGAGTACGCCGCGGGCCGCACGCAGGGTCGGCCCCTCGGCGCGAAGGACCCGTCGGCGCCGCCGGTCGCGATCATCGAGCATCCGGACGTCCGGCGGATGCTGCTCGCCCAGAAGGCGTACGTCGAAGGTGGACTCGCCCTCGGCCTCTACAGCTCCAGAATCGTCGACGACCTCGCAGTCGAGACCGATCCGGAGAGGGCCGCCGACCTCGGTCTGCTGCTCGACGTTCTGACGCCGATCGCGAAGAGTTGGCCGTCGCAGTGGTGCCTCAAAGCCAACGACCTGGCGATCCAGGTGCACGGCGGATACGGGTACACCCGTGACTACGACGTCGAACAGCACTACCGGGACAATCGGCTCAACCCGATTCACGAGGGAACCCACGGCGTGCAGGCGCTCGACCTGCTCGGCCGCAAGGTGATCATGCGCGGCGGTCGTGGCCTCGCGCTTCTCACCGAGCGGATCGCAGCCACCGTCGCTGCAGGACGTGACGCAGGCGGCGACGCGAGCACGTACGCGGGCCAGCTGGACGCCGCCTGGACTCGCATCGTCGGTGTCACCGGTGCACTGTGGGCCGACGCCGATCCGGTCGCCGCGCTGGCCAATGCAAGCGTCTATTTGGAGGCTTTCGGGCACGGCGTCGTCGCCTGGCTGTGGCTCGAGCAGTTCCTCGCTGCCGAGGGACGGGTCGGCGACTTCTATGACGGTAAGCGCATGGCGACGCGCTACTTCTTCGCCCACGAACTGCCGCAGACCGACCCATGGGTCGACCTGCTCGCCTCGCGCGACACCACCACCACCGACATGAACCCCGCGTGGTTCTGA
- a CDS encoding lipid-transfer protein: protein MAGNRVFVIGVGMTKFEKPGRRRNDDGSVWDYPDMAREAGTAALSDAGVDHTDIEQAYVGYVFGESTAGQRAAYELGLTGIPIVNVNNNCSTGSTALFMAAQVIRGGLADCTLALGFEKMQPGSLGATFDDRENPLAQHMTALGKIADFAMPPAPWMFGVAGREHMQQHGSTPEHFAKIGVKNHRHSVNNPYSQFQDEYTLDEVLASRSIYEPLTKLQCSPTSDGSGAVVLASEAFVDKHALAGRAVEIVGQSMTTDFASTFDGSAKNLIGYDMNVQAARRVYDQSGLGPDDFHVIELHDCFSANELLLYEALGLCAEGDAPRLIDNGATTYGGKWVVNPSGGLISKGHPLGATGLAQCSELTWQLRGDADKRQVDGVTAALQHNIGLGGAAVVTAYQRADR from the coding sequence ATGGCAGGCAACAGGGTCTTCGTCATCGGTGTCGGAATGACCAAGTTCGAGAAGCCCGGACGACGCCGGAACGACGACGGCTCGGTGTGGGACTACCCGGACATGGCTCGAGAAGCAGGAACGGCAGCGCTGTCGGACGCCGGCGTCGACCACACCGACATCGAGCAGGCCTACGTCGGCTACGTCTTCGGCGAGTCGACAGCGGGCCAGCGTGCCGCGTACGAACTCGGCCTGACCGGCATCCCCATAGTCAACGTCAACAACAACTGTTCGACAGGGTCGACGGCGCTGTTCATGGCGGCGCAAGTGATCCGTGGCGGACTCGCGGACTGCACACTGGCTTTGGGGTTTGAGAAGATGCAGCCGGGCTCCCTCGGAGCGACATTCGACGACCGGGAGAATCCGCTCGCACAGCACATGACCGCCCTCGGGAAGATCGCCGACTTCGCGATGCCGCCGGCACCGTGGATGTTCGGCGTCGCGGGCCGGGAGCACATGCAACAGCACGGCAGCACCCCCGAACACTTCGCGAAGATCGGAGTAAAGAACCACAGGCATTCGGTGAACAATCCGTACTCGCAGTTCCAGGACGAGTACACGCTCGACGAAGTCCTCGCGTCGCGCTCGATCTACGAACCCCTGACGAAATTGCAGTGTTCACCGACGTCGGACGGTTCCGGTGCCGTTGTGCTGGCGTCCGAGGCGTTCGTCGACAAGCACGCCCTCGCCGGGCGTGCCGTCGAGATCGTCGGGCAGTCGATGACGACAGACTTCGCGAGCACCTTCGACGGATCGGCGAAGAATCTCATCGGGTACGACATGAACGTGCAGGCCGCACGGCGTGTGTACGACCAGTCGGGCCTCGGCCCGGACGACTTCCACGTGATCGAACTGCACGACTGCTTCTCGGCGAACGAACTGCTGCTGTACGAAGCTCTCGGACTGTGCGCCGAGGGCGACGCGCCGCGGCTGATCGACAACGGTGCTACCACCTACGGCGGCAAGTGGGTCGTGAATCCGTCCGGCGGTCTCATCTCGAAGGGCCACCCTCTCGGCGCAACAGGGCTCGCCCAATGCTCCGAACTCACGTGGCAACTGCGCGGTGACGCCGACAAACGGCAGGTGGACGGCGTCACCGCGGCGCTCCAGCACAACATCGGGCTGGGTGGGGCCGCCGTGGTCACGGCCTATCAGCGCGCGGATCGATGA
- a CDS encoding GNAT family N-acetyltransferase: MTIRLARSSELSTIGEIERAAGALFAEINMEPVAFDEPMTIQELGPFLANGRLWVAVDQDDQPIGYACAAEIDGASHLEQVSVHPDHGRSGIGAALINTVINDARTSGSSAVTLTTFIDVPWNGPYYRRLGFEYLPTVRETPGLRAIRAAEADHGLDRWPRACMRLELD; this comes from the coding sequence ATGACGATCCGACTCGCGCGGTCATCAGAGCTGTCGACGATCGGAGAGATAGAACGGGCAGCAGGTGCGCTCTTCGCGGAGATCAACATGGAACCGGTCGCGTTCGACGAACCGATGACGATTCAGGAACTCGGACCGTTTTTGGCGAACGGTCGCCTCTGGGTGGCGGTCGACCAGGACGATCAGCCGATCGGCTACGCCTGCGCCGCCGAGATCGACGGTGCGTCTCACCTCGAGCAGGTGTCGGTACACCCCGACCACGGGCGCTCCGGGATCGGAGCGGCGCTGATCAACACGGTGATCAACGATGCCCGAACGAGCGGCTCCTCCGCGGTCACCTTGACGACATTCATCGACGTCCCCTGGAACGGGCCGTACTACCGACGCCTCGGCTTCGAGTACCTGCCGACGGTCCGCGAAACTCCGGGGCTGCGCGCGATTCGCGCGGCCGAGGCCGACCACGGCCTCGACCGGTGGCCACGCGCCTGCATGCGCCTGGAACTGGACTGA
- a CDS encoding SDR family oxidoreductase has product MLEKFQMKGRVAIVTGAGRGIGAAIALGFAEAGADVVISARTDSDLEDVASKITANGRRAVTVPLDMASGDPAVLVAAAVENFGRLDVVVNNVGGAMPKPFMNTSVGDLVGAFSFNVGTAHALSLAAVPELLKNDDGGSIINVSSSIGRFAGRGYLAYGTAKAAVAHYTRLAAEDLAPRIRVNAIAPGSILTPALGYVAQNDEMRTAIEQKTPLRRIGEPDEIAATAVYLASDAGRYMTGKIVEVDGGLGAPNFALPIPDL; this is encoded by the coding sequence ATGCTCGAGAAGTTTCAGATGAAAGGTCGCGTGGCGATCGTGACCGGTGCCGGACGTGGAATCGGTGCGGCGATCGCGCTCGGATTCGCCGAGGCCGGTGCCGATGTCGTCATCTCCGCGCGCACCGACTCCGACCTCGAGGACGTGGCGTCGAAGATCACCGCCAATGGGCGTCGGGCCGTGACCGTCCCGCTCGATATGGCGTCCGGAGACCCGGCTGTGCTGGTCGCTGCAGCAGTGGAGAACTTCGGCCGACTGGATGTGGTCGTCAACAACGTCGGCGGCGCGATGCCCAAGCCGTTCATGAACACTTCGGTCGGCGACCTCGTCGGGGCGTTCTCCTTCAATGTGGGCACCGCGCACGCGCTTTCTCTGGCGGCCGTACCCGAACTGCTGAAGAACGACGACGGCGGTTCCATCATCAACGTGTCATCGTCGATCGGACGTTTCGCCGGACGCGGCTACTTGGCGTACGGAACTGCCAAGGCCGCTGTCGCCCATTACACCCGCCTCGCGGCGGAAGACCTCGCACCGCGCATCCGGGTGAACGCGATCGCACCGGGGTCGATTCTCACGCCTGCGCTCGGCTACGTCGCACAGAACGATGAGATGCGGACTGCCATCGAACAGAAGACACCACTGCGCCGGATCGGTGAACCCGACGAGATCGCTGCAACGGCGGTGTACCTCGCCAGCGACGCCGGCCGGTACATGACAGGCAAGATCGTCGAAGTGGACGGGGGCCTCGGCGCCCCGAACTTCGCATTGCCGATCCCCGACCTGTGA
- a CDS encoding helix-turn-helix domain-containing protein: MIETLQLLSETDEPRTIAQIADTLGISRPTMSAILAELDSAGWAVRDASRGYRIGAAIAGLSHSGSGESSIVTPDIIAVMEELAAETGCGTTLSRFTADRMTVVGKVHSQTRPVPGLGLGQSLTVGYPAGAAVMAMRGEDEQVAWAGAHGADPDRRHSVLDVVLTLGHAAYRPASSDASLVESLADLLGAVGPMLIDPAVRRSATRQLSELSSRAYRLGDLDTSSPLPLSYLAAPVVRRGSTDYELQLGVLRSAVSADERTDLGRALVEAASRVTALW; encoded by the coding sequence GTGATCGAAACACTCCAACTCCTCAGCGAGACAGACGAGCCGCGGACGATCGCGCAGATCGCCGACACCTTGGGCATCTCCCGACCCACCATGTCTGCGATCCTCGCCGAGCTCGACAGCGCCGGATGGGCCGTCCGCGACGCGTCGCGCGGCTATCGCATCGGTGCCGCGATCGCCGGACTGTCACACAGCGGGTCGGGGGAGTCGTCGATCGTCACGCCCGACATCATCGCCGTCATGGAGGAACTCGCAGCCGAGACCGGATGCGGCACCACTCTCAGCAGATTCACCGCTGACCGGATGACTGTTGTCGGCAAAGTCCACTCGCAGACTCGCCCGGTCCCCGGACTGGGCCTCGGGCAGTCGCTGACGGTCGGTTATCCCGCGGGCGCAGCGGTCATGGCGATGCGTGGCGAGGACGAACAGGTGGCGTGGGCGGGAGCGCATGGCGCCGATCCTGATCGCCGACACAGTGTGCTCGACGTCGTGCTGACGCTCGGTCATGCGGCCTATCGCCCCGCGTCAAGCGACGCGTCCCTCGTCGAATCTCTCGCGGATCTCCTGGGTGCGGTCGGGCCGATGTTGATCGACCCGGCCGTCCGCCGATCGGCGACGCGCCAACTCTCCGAGTTGAGTTCGCGCGCGTACCGCTTGGGCGATCTCGACACCAGCAGCCCGCTGCCGCTCAGTTACCTCGCCGCTCCGGTTGTTCGGCGGGGATCGACCGATTACGAGCTGCAGCTCGGCGTGCTGAGATCGGCGGTTTCTGCAGACGAACGCACCGACCTCGGGCGTGCGCTGGTGGAGGCCGCCTCACGGGTGACCGCCCTCTGGTGA